The Rosa rugosa chromosome 3, drRosRugo1.1, whole genome shotgun sequence sequence GCAGAAATAGCATGCTTGCAGGGAATTCCAGTCAAGTCCCACCTCCTGCAAGTGCATGTCCTCATTGCAAGGTTCACAACATTCTTTGATCCCTCAATATTGTCAACCTCAGCAATGTCTCCACCATTGAATGTTGCAATACAATCCACAACAGCCTTTTCCTTGTTTGTCTCTATAATAGCCCTTGGCTTGGGGCAGATATTCCCATGGTATCCTTCCATTTTTTCCTTCCTCACTGCAATCCGTCTCATTAGCTTCACCCTTAATTCTTCAAACATAGTCACAGGGGGTTTACCCCTAGCATCTAATATCCAGGCATTGAAACTCTCACAGATGTTGTTAATCATGATGTCACAGTCCACATCTGTGTTGAAGAAAGCCCGACACCAATGTATAGCTGGTCTCTCGGGTGCTGCAAACATAATCAATTAGGTTGTGATAAAAAACATCATAttgtaaagaaaatagaaaaatggaaCATTGCAAGTAAAAGCACATAAAAGTACCTGTCATCCACTTGTAGGCATCATCATCTAGGCTTTTCATCTCATTCATTTCTTTCTGAAAATAAGGCAAGGTGGTTGCCTTGGCACAAGCCCACATTTTATCCTTCATGACCTTTCCCGGAAAGAGCTTTGTGAAATTTGTCCACATATGcctcacacaaaatctaatgtGAGCCCTTGGGACTACCTCTTCAAATGCAGGTATTAAACCTTTCTGTTTATCACTTATAAACACCCAACCCCTTCCTTCATGTTCAATGTCCAGATCCTTACCAATAACTCCAGAAACCAGATCCATGCATCCTTGGTTTCCAGCTCCACCATCGCATATGCAACCACCCATGATGTGTTATTTGCATCAATTGCTACAGCTATTAACAGTTGCCCCCCAAAAGGTCCCTTCAGGTGTGCCCCATCTAGTCCAATGACAGATCTGCATCCAGCCTTGAAGCCATTTTTAGAGCTCCCAAGCAAATATACATCCGTTTAAAAACTGGCCTCTTGCTACCCTTAGGAAAACTACACTTAATATCAATAGAGGTTGCTGGATCAACCCTCTGAAGCTCCCTGCCATAATCACAAAGCCTTGCATATTGCTCTCGAATGCTTCCCTCATATTCCAACAGAGCTTGCCTTTTAGCTTTATATGCCATTGAGTTGGAAACCCTTGCTCGAATGGTTGAGGACATTGTTTTTGCAAGAGATTCTGCAAAAACAAACAGTCAACACTTTAATATATGGTAAAGCAACACAACTGCAAACATAATTAACCAACACCAATGGACAACACATTTAGACTTTGAACTTTCATACCTGGCTTCACACTTTCATTAACCACAATCTGGTCCTTAAACTTTGCTGTCAAATATCTAAGCTTCACCATGCTATTGTTAAATTTTCTTGTGCACTTGTGTGTACCATCATATCCCTTGATCATGAGAGTGCTCTCATGCTGCATTTTGGAAGCAAACAGAAAGAAGGGACAATTGTCCTCCTTGCATACAACCCGCAGCCTTGTCTTATCATTCTTGATGAAGATATATTCCCATCCACCTTGAATAGCATGCTCCCTCAATGCATCTCTCAATACTTGAACTGTGGCAAACTTCTGTTTTAGTTTAAATTCTGGTTTCTTCATGTCGGATTTGGGATTGAATTCCAGTCCTTCATCTTCAAGCTCCCCATCGGAATTTATGGTAAAACCCAAATTCTCATCATCAGAATCTTgaaaaccaaacatggcctCATTATCTTCAAACTCAGTCACATTTTCTTGCTCACTTTCCCTTTGACTACTAGTAAGCTTTACACCAGCCTTAGGTGCTCTTTGTGTAGCTTCTTCATGCACAACTCCTTCCATCCAATCCTCATTGTCCTCATCACCATACTGTTCATACTCCTCATCATTGGCCTGGGGGTCATAGTCATCATCCTCACTGCCATCTTCACCAGAACTGACTTCCTCACTGTCATCTTAATCAAAAACCCCTTCCTCACTGCCCCCATCATCATTGGTCTGAATAGCATTGAAGTAATCGATATTTACATCATGAAGACCTGAACTTTCATTCTCTACACCACTAGACAGCCCCTGCACACTAGACTGCCCTTGCACACTAGATTGCCTTTGGACGCTAAACTGCCCTCCACCACTTCTGACTTTCCCTCCAGTTGAGCCTTGCTTACCACTTGAAGTATACTCCAACAGCTTCTGTTTTCCCTTGTCCTTTGGATTAAGACCACAAGCTGTGCTTGCTTGAGTCGGTACATGGTCTTGGTCAACCTCTCTGATCTCAATTCCCTTGCTTCTTCTTGGTATTGGTTCATTTGATATCTCCTTAATCACCACACCTGGCTTTTTCCTTGGTTCATCCGGTAATTCTTCTATGACCACCCCACAGCTACCTTTTTGACTGAAAAAGAAATCTTCAAATATGAAGCAATCCTCATCCTCTTCCCCAAACACCCCTTTAAGCTCCATGTGGTCCAAATAAAGTATGATCAACCGCCAATGGGGAATAGCTGTACACATAACCATCACGTCTGCATCtgtttccaatttcatcaactcATCAGTTTCATCCCCACACCTATACCAGTAATCGATTCTTTGGTGTTCATATCCCGGATTCAGTTGCTTAGCCATGTTGTCAACCTCTACAAGGGACATCTTGTCCTTGTCTACGTTATCAAAGTAATCCACCTTTCCAGCAACATATGTGCCCTGCCTCAAGCACCCTCCATGATATTAACCGTAAAATAGTCTGCATGTTCTGCAAATTCAACAATGAAAATGGTTGGTCAATGCATATGGTCAATTAAAAATAGTTAGTCAATGAAAATGGTCAACCAAAAACATTTAGTCAATGCAAAAAACACTTAACCAAACTGCCTCCATGAATAGCTGAAAACAAAAAGGAACCAAACAAAAAAGGCTTTACAGGGCCAATATTCTTCACACATGGGAGACAAAGACAAGCACAATTCTTTACTTTACTAAAAGCCAAACTAGGACCACAACCAGAAACCAGACAGAAACAGCAATATTAAAAGCCTAACCTACACATCCAACCACAATTTCGACAGTATTAAAAGCCAGCCTAGCAAATTCAACAACCACCGAATGCAAATCTCAATTCACTAAACCCACACACATAGTAGGCACAATCTCTATTACCACTCAATACAAGAAGCCATCTTTCTCGAAACCCAGAAAGGCAGAAACCCATAAAGCATACCATATCCTCAAATTTTAATCAAACCCCTAGCACTCGAAACCATCACCACACTAAGAAAAACCATTTTTAGCTACCAGcaatcccattgcaataacccaGAAACAGAAGGCCTAACCAATTTAAAAACCCCCAATTTTGtatttcaaaaccctagatttcGTCATCTTTAATCCCTTCATATCGGAGATGAATAGTTCCCCTCCAAAACTTACCATAATTCGGGATTTCATCCTTCTCATTCTCCCGGTCTGTAGCTCGAGGAACCCACAAATCAGCATCGTTCGCGACCATGTCGCCACCACAAAACGTCGCTCTTCTTCAACTCAGGTTGCCTTCCTCGCTCCTAGTAACATGATAGGTTCTGGGTTTTCGATTTGCAATGTTGCCGGATCTGGGTTTTTTGGGAGTTTGGAACTTGGAAGAGATTAGCTCCGTTCTCACAAAATCGATTTGACTCAGGTTGCCTTCCTCGCTCCTAGTAACATGATAGGTTCTGGGTTTTCGATTTGCAATGTTGCCGGATCTGGGTTTTTTGGGAGTTTGGAACTTGGAAGCGATTAGATCCGTTCTCACAAAATCGATTTTTTAGGGTTTCTTCGGAGTTTACGATCTGATTTCGACTATATCAGATCGAACGCACCGTAATAGAGGCAGGGCTGTTTTCGTCATTTTACAACCGACGTGGATCCACGTGGAACCAGGTGTCGACTCAAGTGGCGCCAGGTGTCGACTCAAGTTGCCACATCAGC is a genomic window containing:
- the LOC133737360 gene encoding uncharacterized protein LOC133737360, which translates into the protein MEGVVHEEATQRAPKAGVKLTSSQRESEQENVTEFEDNEAMFGFQDSDDENLGFTINSDGELEDEGLEFNPKSDMKKPEFKLKQKFATVQVLRDALREHAIQGGWEYIFIKNDKTRLRVVCKEDNCPFFLFASKMQHESTLMIKGYDGTHKCTRKFNNSMVKLRYLTAKFKDQIVVNESVKPESLAKTMSSTIRARVSNSMAYKAKRQALLEYEGSIREQYARLCDYGRELQRVDPATSIDIKCSFPKGSKRPVFKRMYICLGALKMASRLDADLSLD